A region from the Flavobacterium enshiense genome encodes:
- a CDS encoding arginine decarboxylase, giving the protein MNTKYFDLINQTFYFPQEEFTLNKDNLQFHGIDLMKLVEQYGTPLKFTYLPKISQNINKAKMWFRNAMEKHHYEAKYFYCYCTKSSHFEFILNEALKNNIHIETSSAFDIDIVERLMEEGKINKNTFVVCNGFKRDQYVTNIARLINNGHRNTIPVIDNFEELDLLQEQIDGKFKIGIRIAAEEEPKFEFYTSRLGIGYKDIVPFYRKQIQDNKKVELKMLHFFINAGIRDTAYYWNELLKCMKVYIALKKECPSLDSLNIGGGFPIKSSLAFEYDYQYMVDEILNQIKIACDEAEVPVPHIFTEFGSFTVGESGGALYQVLYQKKQNDRENWNMIDSSFITTLPDTWAINKRFVMLAVNRWNDTYERVLLGGLTCDGDDYYNSEQHMNAVYLPKYNKEKPLYIGFFNTGAYQETIGGFGGLSHCILPQPKHILIDKDKNGIFATEVFSEQQRVEEVLEILGYNKKK; this is encoded by the coding sequence ATGAATACTAAATACTTTGACTTAATCAACCAAACATTTTACTTCCCTCAGGAAGAATTCACTTTAAATAAAGACAACCTTCAGTTTCATGGCATCGACTTAATGAAATTGGTAGAGCAATACGGTACACCTTTAAAATTTACCTATTTGCCTAAGATTTCCCAAAACATCAACAAAGCCAAAATGTGGTTTAGAAATGCAATGGAGAAACACCACTATGAGGCGAAATATTTTTACTGCTACTGTACCAAAAGTTCTCATTTTGAATTTATTTTAAATGAAGCTTTAAAAAATAACATCCACATTGAAACTTCTTCTGCATTTGACATCGATATTGTTGAACGATTGATGGAAGAAGGAAAAATAAACAAGAATACATTTGTTGTCTGCAACGGCTTTAAACGCGATCAATATGTTACTAATATTGCCCGTTTAATCAACAACGGACACAGAAATACAATTCCTGTAATCGATAATTTTGAAGAATTGGACTTGCTTCAGGAACAAATTGACGGCAAATTCAAAATCGGTATCCGTATCGCCGCTGAGGAAGAACCTAAATTTGAATTCTATACTTCACGTTTAGGAATCGGATATAAAGATATTGTTCCGTTTTACCGTAAGCAAATCCAGGACAATAAAAAAGTTGAGTTAAAAATGCTTCACTTTTTTATCAACGCAGGTATTCGCGACACTGCCTACTATTGGAATGAGCTTTTAAAATGTATGAAAGTTTACATTGCCCTGAAAAAAGAATGCCCTAGCCTTGACAGTTTGAATATTGGTGGTGGATTCCCTATCAAAAGTTCATTGGCATTCGAATATGACTACCAATATATGGTGGATGAGATTTTGAATCAGATCAAAATTGCCTGCGACGAAGCCGAAGTTCCGGTTCCTCATATTTTCACTGAATTCGGTTCTTTCACTGTTGGCGAATCCGGAGGAGCATTATACCAGGTTTTATATCAGAAAAAACAAAATGATCGTGAAAACTGGAATATGATTGATTCTTCCTTCATCACAACATTACCGGATACATGGGCAATCAACAAACGTTTTGTAATGTTAGCAGTTAACCGTTGGAATGACACTTACGAGCGTGTTCTTTTAGGAGGCTTGACTTGCGATGGCGACGATTATTACAACTCCGAGCAGCACATGAATGCGGTTTACCTTCCTAAATATAATAAAGAAAAGCCATTATATATCGGATTCTTTAATACAGGAGCTTACCAGGAAACGATTGGTGGTTTCGGAGGTTTAAGCCACTGTATTTTGCCACAACCGAAACACATCCTTATTGATAAGGATAAAAACGGAATTTTTGCAACTGAGGTTTTCTCAGAACAACAAAGAGTCGAAGAAGTTTTAGAGATTTTAGGATATAACAAGAAAAAATAA
- a CDS encoding deoxyhypusine synthase family protein: MSKGPISQFIEKHYLHFNAAALVDAAKGYEEHLLDNGKMMITLAGAMSTAELGKSLAEMIRQDKVHIISCTGANLEEDIMNLVAHNSYKRVPNYRDLSPQEEWDLLENHYNRVTDTCIPEEEAFRRLQSHLFNIWNNADSKGERYFPHEFMYQMINSGVLEQYYEIDPKDSWMVAAAEKNLPIVVPGWEDSTMGNIFSSYCIKGEFKATTMKSGIEYMMWLADWYPKNCAGKGIGFFQIGGGIAGDFPICVVPMLYQDMEMHDVPFWSYFCQISDSTTSYGSYSGAVPNEKITWGKLDITTPKFIVESDATIVAPLMFAYVLGW; the protein is encoded by the coding sequence ATGAGCAAAGGACCTATCAGTCAGTTTATTGAAAAACATTATCTTCATTTTAATGCCGCAGCGCTTGTAGATGCAGCAAAAGGATATGAAGAGCATTTATTAGACAACGGAAAAATGATGATTACACTTGCAGGTGCGATGAGTACTGCAGAGCTTGGAAAATCATTAGCCGAAATGATTCGTCAGGACAAGGTGCACATCATTTCATGTACTGGTGCAAATCTTGAAGAAGACATTATGAACCTTGTTGCTCATAATTCATATAAAAGAGTTCCAAACTACCGCGACTTGAGTCCGCAGGAAGAATGGGATTTATTAGAAAACCACTACAATCGTGTAACTGACACTTGTATTCCTGAAGAAGAAGCTTTCCGTCGTTTACAATCGCATTTATTTAACATCTGGAATAATGCGGATTCTAAAGGAGAACGTTATTTTCCACATGAATTCATGTACCAAATGATCAATTCAGGTGTATTGGAACAGTATTATGAAATCGATCCGAAAGATTCATGGATGGTAGCTGCAGCTGAAAAAAACCTACCTATTGTTGTTCCCGGATGGGAAGACAGTACAATGGGTAATATTTTCTCCTCTTACTGCATTAAAGGTGAATTCAAAGCTACTACAATGAAAAGCGGTATTGAATACATGATGTGGTTAGCAGATTGGTATCCTAAAAACTGTGCTGGAAAAGGAATTGGTTTCTTCCAGATTGGTGGTGGTATTGCAGGTGATTTCCCTATTTGTGTCGTTCCGATGTTGTATCAGGATATGGAAATGCATGATGTTCCGTTCTGGAGCTATTTCTGCCAGATTTCCGACTCTACAACAAGTTACGGTTCTTATTCAGGAGCAGTTCCTAATGAGAAAATCACTTGGGGTAAATTAGACATAACTACGCCTAAATTCATTGTAGAATCAGATGCTACCATCGTGGCACCACTGATGTTTGCTTACGTTTTGGGTTGGTAA
- a CDS encoding proline dehydrogenase family protein: MEKIFNNTEVAFALKSNNELTRAHFLFKLIGNPSLVKIGTSLTNFALNFHLPVEGLIRSTVFDHFCGGISEDDCLKVVDKMYTKKVSSVLDYSVEGKEEEAQFDAALQMTLKTIEFAKAKEAIPFAVFKPTGVGRIDLYEKIGEKKALTETEKAEWNKVVARFETICKTAFEKDVMLLIDAEESWMQDAADDLVTDMMRKYNKEKALIFNTLQMYRWDRLDYLKKLHEIAKAEGFHIGMKVVRGAYMEKEADKANEKGYKNPICVSKQATDDNYDACIDYMMANIDKMAIFAGTHNELSSYKLMELMAQKGIAKNDKRIWFGQLYGMSDNISYNLAESGYNVAKYLPFGPVRDVMPYLIRRAQENTSVAGQTGRELMLLETEKKRRKL, from the coding sequence ATGGAAAAAATATTCAACAATACAGAGGTTGCCTTCGCTTTAAAAAGCAACAACGAATTAACTAGAGCACATTTTCTTTTTAAATTAATTGGAAATCCTTCATTGGTAAAAATTGGAACATCGTTAACTAATTTTGCTTTAAATTTCCATCTTCCTGTAGAAGGATTGATCCGTTCAACTGTTTTTGATCATTTTTGCGGAGGAATTAGTGAAGACGACTGCCTTAAGGTTGTTGATAAAATGTATACTAAAAAGGTTTCTTCGGTTTTAGATTATTCTGTGGAAGGAAAAGAAGAAGAGGCGCAGTTTGATGCTGCTTTACAAATGACTTTAAAAACAATTGAGTTCGCTAAAGCCAAAGAGGCAATTCCTTTTGCAGTGTTTAAACCAACCGGTGTAGGACGCATTGATTTGTACGAAAAAATAGGGGAGAAGAAAGCACTGACTGAGACAGAAAAAGCAGAATGGAATAAAGTGGTGGCGCGTTTTGAGACCATATGTAAAACAGCTTTTGAAAAAGATGTGATGTTGTTGATTGATGCAGAAGAAAGCTGGATGCAGGATGCTGCTGATGATCTGGTTACGGATATGATGCGCAAATACAATAAAGAAAAAGCGTTAATTTTCAATACCCTGCAAATGTATCGCTGGGACCGTTTGGACTATCTGAAAAAACTTCACGAAATAGCCAAGGCAGAAGGTTTTCATATCGGAATGAAAGTGGTGCGTGGTGCATATATGGAAAAAGAAGCTGATAAAGCGAACGAAAAAGGATATAAAAACCCGATTTGCGTTTCAAAACAGGCTACAGACGATAATTATGATGCTTGCATTGACTACATGATGGCTAATATTGATAAAATGGCCATTTTTGCAGGTACTCATAACGAATTAAGTTCTTATAAACTTATGGAACTGATGGCACAGAAAGGAATTGCTAAAAACGATAAACGCATTTGGTTTGGTCAATTATATGGTATGAGCGACAACATTAGTTATAATTTAGCCGAAAGCGGTTATAATGTTGCCAAATACCTTCCGTTCGGGCCGGTTCGTGACGTTATGCCATATCTGATTCGCCGAGCTCAGGAAAATACTTCTGTGGCAGGACAGACCGGAAGAGAATTAATGCTTCTGGAAACTGAAAAGAAAAGAAGAAAATTATAA
- a CDS encoding Lrp/AsnC family transcriptional regulator yields the protein MSKFRLDEVDHQILDMLIDNTRVPFTDIAKKLLISAGTVHVRVKKMEDAGIIQGSSLTLDYEKLGYSFIAYVGVFLHNTSQTKFVLERINEIPFVTVAHVTTGKFNIFCKIRARDTKHAKEVIYMIDDIDGVYRTETMISLEESINDKKRLMHTIFKDL from the coding sequence ATGAGCAAGTTTCGTTTAGATGAAGTAGATCATCAGATATTAGATATGTTGATTGATAACACGAGAGTGCCTTTTACAGATATCGCAAAAAAATTGTTGATTTCTGCTGGAACGGTGCACGTTCGTGTTAAAAAAATGGAAGACGCCGGAATCATCCAGGGATCTTCTTTGACATTAGACTATGAAAAGCTTGGATATTCCTTTATTGCTTATGTAGGTGTTTTTCTTCACAATACATCTCAAACTAAATTTGTATTAGAAAGAATTAATGAAATTCCGTTTGTTACTGTAGCACACGTAACTACAGGTAAATTTAATATTTTCTGTAAAATTAGAGCCAGAGATACTAAACATGCTAAAGAGGTAATTTACATGATCGATGATATTGATGGTGTTTACAGAACAGAAACAATGATTTCTCTTGAAGAAAGCATTAATGACAAGAAACGCTTAATGCATACAATCTTTAAAGATCTGTAA
- a CDS encoding spermidine synthase, with amino-acid sequence MIKKILSYFIPINIHRKNSEINKSLEVTWTNGELVLDSENTNYSYGSLQRILRKGLHYIGFERIRKFENILVLGVAGGSVIKTLVDEIKFKGNITGVELDSTVIEIANTYFGLNQIPNLKIVNEDAFEFVLKAKEKYDLIIIDIFQDTKMPNFLFESFFIDRINLLLNVNGFILFNTMTLDKKDKERNVAYRSRFNDDYSVRMYPKVEDHNELFTIKKLK; translated from the coding sequence ATGATTAAAAAAATTCTGAGTTATTTTATACCTATAAATATACACCGAAAAAATTCTGAAATCAACAAAAGTCTTGAAGTAACGTGGACAAATGGTGAATTAGTACTCGATTCTGAAAACACTAATTATTCTTATGGCAGTCTGCAGCGCATTCTGAGAAAAGGATTGCATTATATTGGTTTTGAGCGCATCCGTAAATTTGAAAACATTCTCGTTCTTGGTGTAGCTGGAGGTAGCGTGATTAAAACTTTGGTTGATGAAATCAAATTTAAAGGAAACATTACCGGTGTGGAACTGGATTCGACAGTAATCGAAATCGCGAATACTTATTTTGGCCTGAATCAGATTCCGAACCTCAAAATAGTAAATGAAGACGCGTTTGAATTTGTATTAAAAGCCAAAGAAAAATACGATTTGATCATCATTGATATTTTTCAAGACACCAAAATGCCTAACTTTTTATTTGAAAGTTTCTTTATAGACAGAATCAATTTACTGCTAAATGTTAATGGCTTTATTTTGTTCAATACCATGACATTAGACAAGAAGGATAAAGAACGAAATGTTGCATACCGTTCGCGATTCAACGATGATTATTCAGTCAGGATGTATCCTAAAGTTGAAGATCACAACGAATTGTTTACCATTAAAAAACTGAAGTAA
- a CDS encoding helix-turn-helix domain-containing protein, with amino-acid sequence MVNIDDFVKRLETILDYYGLSASGFADKIGVQRSSLSHLLSGRNKPSLDFILKIIQEFPEVDLYWILNGKGNFPKSDFFEEPIRVENLSAGATLFSDVDQEKKSDIKNDVQQDLFSAEPSIEKNRVFENQKDFFSNTRNFEEVQNNQEIDRIVVFYKNGTFKSYSPE; translated from the coding sequence ATGGTAAACATTGATGATTTTGTAAAAAGACTTGAAACAATACTGGATTATTACGGTTTATCTGCTTCAGGATTTGCAGATAAAATTGGTGTTCAGCGTTCAAGTTTGTCCCACCTACTTTCTGGTAGAAACAAACCAAGTTTGGATTTTATACTAAAAATAATTCAGGAATTTCCAGAAGTAGATTTGTATTGGATTCTAAACGGAAAAGGTAATTTTCCTAAAAGTGATTTTTTTGAGGAACCTATCAGGGTCGAAAATCTGTCTGCTGGCGCTACCCTATTTTCCGATGTCGACCAAGAAAAAAAATCAGACATAAAAAATGATGTGCAGCAGGATTTGTTTTCGGCTGAACCGAGTATCGAAAAAAATCGCGTATTTGAAAATCAAAAAGATTTTTTTTCAAATACGCGAAATTTTGAAGAGGTGCAAAACAACCAAGAAATTGATCGAATTGTCGTTTTTTATAAAAATGGGACTTTTAAAAGTTACTCACCCGAATAA
- a CDS encoding DinB family protein — protein sequence MSPKQLTPDEFAPYYKTYIDAMEDNVNLLDELEISLYKTIKFVQDIPMDKFDYRYAEGKWTIKEILQHIIDAERVFAYRALRFSRSDETPLPGFDENKYADVVNPIANKRHLKDLLTELTAVRHATIALFKSFTEEDLVKKGVASNNPMSVRALGFVIIGHQNHHMNVFKERYL from the coding sequence ATGAGCCCGAAACAACTTACCCCGGATGAATTTGCACCTTATTACAAAACATACATAGATGCTATGGAAGATAATGTGAATTTATTGGATGAATTGGAAATCAGTCTGTACAAAACCATTAAGTTTGTTCAGGATATCCCGATGGATAAATTTGATTATCGCTATGCAGAAGGAAAATGGACAATTAAAGAAATTCTTCAGCATATAATTGATGCGGAACGCGTGTTTGCTTATCGTGCTTTGCGTTTTTCAAGAAGCGATGAAACTCCTTTGCCTGGTTTTGATGAAAATAAATATGCCGATGTGGTAAATCCTATAGCGAACAAACGTCATTTAAAAGATTTGCTGACAGAACTTACTGCAGTCCGTCATGCTACAATAGCGCTCTTTAAAAGTTTTACGGAAGAAGATTTAGTAAAGAAAGGTGTGGCTTCAAATAATCCTATGTCGGTACGGGCTTTAGGGTTTGTTATTATTGGTCATCAAAATCATCATATGAATGTTTTTAAAGAAAGATATTTATAA
- a CDS encoding M14 family metallopeptidase → MDFTILFDKYKEERLFGRYITNEHVEPLLQNFKADFEVSVAGKSVKEKPIYTVKVGTGKIKIYMWSQMHGNESTTTKALFDFFNVLNSDSDLAADLKKTFTFLCIPILNPDGAEAYTRVNANEVDLNRDSKDLSQPESQLVRQLFEDFQPDFCFNLHDQRTIFAAGNTNNPATVSFLSPSYNEQREVNEVRQKAINIIAEMDAELQKYIPNQVGRFDDSFNINCIGDMFQSLGVPTILFEAGHFQDDYQRETTRKMIFISYLSALQAISENRILDNKTLEYFNIPQNKSIFYDFIYKNVKVVLDNFEKSITFAAHYNEILLDKTIVFKATIRQIGGLEDNFGHYTYDFQNQLFENQEDVLPEIDSEANFTIGNFSEIVNGLLKK, encoded by the coding sequence ATGGATTTTACTATTTTATTCGACAAATATAAAGAGGAGAGACTCTTTGGGAGGTATATCACCAATGAACATGTTGAACCTTTATTGCAAAACTTTAAAGCCGATTTCGAAGTTTCTGTTGCAGGTAAATCTGTAAAGGAAAAACCGATTTATACTGTTAAAGTCGGAACCGGAAAAATTAAAATTTACATGTGGTCGCAAATGCACGGAAATGAATCGACCACTACAAAAGCACTTTTTGATTTTTTTAATGTCCTTAACTCTGATTCAGATTTAGCTGCAGATCTGAAAAAAACATTTACTTTTTTATGTATTCCGATATTAAATCCGGACGGAGCAGAAGCTTATACCCGAGTGAATGCTAATGAAGTGGATTTAAATCGAGATTCTAAAGACTTGTCACAACCGGAAAGTCAGCTGGTTAGACAGCTTTTTGAGGATTTTCAACCGGATTTTTGTTTTAATCTTCATGATCAGCGTACAATATTTGCGGCAGGAAACACAAATAATCCAGCAACAGTTTCTTTTTTGTCTCCATCATATAATGAGCAGCGGGAAGTTAATGAGGTAAGACAGAAAGCAATAAACATCATTGCTGAAATGGATGCCGAATTGCAAAAGTATATTCCTAACCAAGTAGGGCGTTTTGATGATTCCTTTAATATTAATTGTATAGGGGATATGTTCCAGTCGCTTGGGGTGCCGACTATACTATTTGAAGCAGGACATTTTCAGGATGATTACCAGCGTGAAACAACGCGAAAAATGATTTTTATTTCCTATTTATCTGCTTTGCAGGCTATTTCTGAAAATCGAATTCTTGACAATAAAACATTAGAATATTTTAATATTCCTCAAAATAAATCTATTTTTTATGACTTTATTTATAAAAATGTCAAAGTAGTACTTGATAATTTTGAAAAAAGCATTACTTTTGCAGCCCATTACAACGAAATTCTTTTAGATAAAACGATTGTTTTTAAAGCGACAATCCGACAAATAGGAGGATTAGAAGATAATTTCGGACATTATACTTACGATTTCCAAAATCAATTATTTGAAAATCAAGAAGATGTTTTACCGGAAATTGATTCTGAAGCAAATTTCACCATTGGAAATTTTAGTGAAATTGTTAATGGATTGCTAAAAAAATAA
- a CDS encoding T9SS type A sorting domain-containing protein produces the protein MKKYSLLLVIFLTFIYCYSQPSITWQRSLGGTGIDVMTSIQQTYDGGYIIAGHSNSNNGDVTENHGGTDYWVIKLTNSGSIDWKKSFGGTGNEIADSIVQTTDGGYIIAGTSSSNNGDVSENHGSSDYWIVKLNSIGVIDWEKSFGGTLRDEASCIIQTTDGGYIIAGQTNSNNGDVTINKGGFDYWVVKLNSMGVIEWERSFGGTLNDYACSIQQTIDGGYIVAGDTNSNDIDVTDPHGYYDVWAVKLTSTGTMAWQRSLGGTNLDATYSILQTADGGYIIAAHSNSNNGNVTENHGGTDYWVVKLTNTGDIDWKKSFGGTLIDEAYSIQQTSDGGYIVAGFSNSNNGDVTGNHGDFDYWVLKLSVVGDIQWQKSFGGTGADKITSIKQTADGGYAIAGYSNSNNNDVTENHGDYDYWIVKLSSALSTNESTLDNLFSVYPNPINNELHVNINGNTLDLPYIIYDQSGRSIMKGKLNEVNSVIKTDNLPKGVYILSIGDKVKTNRKIIKE, from the coding sequence ATGAAAAAATATTCACTTTTACTAGTAATATTCTTAACTTTTATTTATTGTTACTCACAGCCATCCATTACCTGGCAGAGATCTTTAGGAGGCACTGGGATTGATGTAATGACCTCAATACAGCAAACTTACGATGGTGGCTATATAATTGCCGGTCACTCTAATTCAAATAATGGTGATGTTACCGAAAATCACGGCGGTACTGATTATTGGGTAATTAAACTGACCAATTCAGGAAGCATCGATTGGAAGAAATCTTTTGGAGGAACTGGCAATGAGATAGCAGATTCAATAGTACAAACCACTGATGGAGGCTATATAATTGCAGGAACCTCTTCTTCAAATAATGGTGATGTTTCCGAAAACCACGGCAGCTCTGATTATTGGATAGTGAAACTAAACAGCATAGGAGTTATCGATTGGGAGAAATCTTTTGGTGGAACACTAAGGGATGAGGCAAGTTGCATAATACAAACTACCGACGGGGGATATATAATTGCCGGTCAAACTAATTCAAATAATGGCGATGTTACAATAAATAAAGGTGGTTTTGATTATTGGGTAGTTAAACTAAACAGCATGGGAGTTATCGAATGGGAAAGATCCTTTGGGGGAACTCTTAATGACTATGCATGCTCAATACAACAAACCATTGACGGAGGATATATAGTTGCCGGAGACACTAATTCAAATGATATCGACGTTACCGATCCTCATGGTTATTATGATGTATGGGCAGTTAAACTGACCAGCACAGGAACAATGGCGTGGCAGCGATCTTTAGGAGGAACCAATTTAGATGCTACATATTCAATTTTGCAGACTGCCGATGGAGGCTATATAATTGCCGCTCACTCCAATTCAAATAATGGTAATGTTACCGAAAATCATGGTGGTACCGATTATTGGGTAGTTAAACTGACCAATACAGGAGACATCGATTGGAAGAAATCTTTTGGAGGGACTCTTATTGATGAGGCATATTCTATTCAGCAAACTTCCGATGGAGGATATATAGTTGCTGGATTTTCTAATTCAAATAATGGAGATGTCACCGGAAATCATGGTGATTTTGATTATTGGGTACTTAAACTATCTGTTGTAGGGGATATCCAATGGCAGAAATCTTTTGGAGGGACTGGTGCAGATAAAATAACATCCATTAAACAAACTGCCGATGGAGGATATGCAATTGCAGGATACTCTAATTCAAACAATAATGATGTGACTGAAAATCACGGTGACTATGATTATTGGATAGTTAAGCTAAGTAGTGCATTAAGCACAAACGAATCAACCCTTGACAATTTGTTTAGTGTTTATCCAAACCCTATAAACAATGAACTGCATGTAAATATCAATGGAAATACTCTCGATTTGCCATACATCATCTATGATCAATCAGGAAGATCCATTATGAAAGGAAAACTAAATGAAGTTAATTCAGTTATAAAAACAGACAATCTGCCAAAAGGGGTTTATATTTTGAGTATAGGCGACAAGGTCAAAACAAACAGAAAGATTATAAAGGAATAG
- the aroB gene encoding 3-dehydroquinate synthase yields the protein MQTIKANGYSVYFNDSIYTYLSSELQPDVYSKAFIVVDSKTSEYCLPDFIANLATEVPLEIIEFECGEQFKNIETCFEIWSALTELGADRKSIIINLGGGVVTDLGGFVASTFKRGIEYINVPTTLLAMVDASIGGKNGVDLGNLKNQIGTITTPKAVLIDTNFLSTLPQNEMRSGLAEMLKHGLIQNKVYWNKFKNLNSLSTDDLGVLIHESVEIKNNVVKQDPTENGIRKALNFGHTLGHAIESYFLENEEKKALLHGEAIAVGMILEGYLSMEKSLISEEEYNEIKSVILDIFGLVEFTQNDIEQIISLLIHDKKNEFGKIQFALLNGIGDIKINQFAANNLIFKAFEDYKN from the coding sequence ATGCAGACAATAAAAGCCAACGGATATTCGGTTTATTTTAATGATTCAATTTACACCTATTTAAGTTCGGAGCTTCAACCTGACGTTTATTCGAAAGCATTTATAGTTGTTGACAGTAAAACCAGCGAATATTGCCTGCCTGATTTCATTGCCAACCTGGCTACTGAAGTTCCGCTGGAAATCATCGAATTTGAGTGCGGCGAGCAATTTAAAAACATAGAAACCTGTTTTGAAATCTGGTCTGCTTTAACCGAACTTGGAGCAGACCGAAAAAGTATCATAATCAATCTTGGCGGCGGTGTTGTTACTGATTTAGGAGGTTTTGTCGCCTCTACATTTAAAAGAGGAATAGAGTATATTAATGTACCCACTACTCTTTTAGCGATGGTTGACGCTTCAATTGGTGGCAAAAACGGTGTTGATTTAGGAAACCTGAAAAACCAAATCGGAACCATAACCACCCCAAAAGCCGTATTGATCGATACTAATTTCCTGTCAACCTTACCGCAAAATGAAATGCGTTCCGGCCTGGCAGAAATGCTGAAGCATGGTTTGATTCAGAATAAAGTGTATTGGAATAAATTTAAAAACTTAAATAGTTTAAGTACAGATGATTTAGGCGTTTTAATTCATGAGTCTGTTGAAATAAAAAACAATGTGGTTAAACAGGATCCGACCGAAAACGGCATCCGAAAAGCGTTAAATTTTGGTCATACTTTAGGCCATGCGATAGAGAGTTATTTTCTTGAGAATGAAGAAAAAAAAGCCCTTCTCCATGGAGAAGCTATTGCCGTAGGAATGATTCTGGAAGGTTATCTTTCGATGGAAAAATCTTTAATTTCAGAAGAAGAATACAACGAAATTAAATCGGTTATACTTGATATTTTCGGGCTTGTCGAATTTACGCAAAACGATATTGAGCAAATCATTTCCCTTCTTATTCACGATAAAAAAAATGAGTTCGGAAAAATACAATTCGCACTGTTAAACGGAATCGGAGATATAAAAATCAATCAATTCGCAGCAAACAACCTGATTTTTAAAGCTTTTGAAGATTATAAAAACTAA
- a CDS encoding 1-acyl-sn-glycerol-3-phosphate acyltransferase, whose product MKQILYKFIFLRLMGWKIIGTIPPEVKKCVLIVVPHTSWHDFYLGLFTRGILQMDINFVAKKELFRFPFGAYFRWMGGEPLDRQKNENKVDAIAKVFLNNEIFRLAIAPEGTRKKVTEWKTGFYYIAIKANVPILPVAFDWGKKEVRILEPFQPTGDKESDFKILQHNYKGVVGKVPENSFNPED is encoded by the coding sequence ATGAAGCAAATTCTCTACAAGTTTATATTCTTAAGGCTGATGGGATGGAAGATTATTGGCACCATTCCCCCTGAAGTTAAAAAATGTGTATTGATAGTTGTCCCGCATACAAGCTGGCATGATTTTTACCTCGGACTTTTCACAAGAGGGATTTTGCAAATGGATATTAACTTTGTTGCAAAAAAAGAATTGTTTCGATTTCCGTTTGGTGCTTATTTCAGATGGATGGGCGGTGAGCCTTTGGACAGGCAGAAAAATGAGAATAAAGTTGATGCCATTGCTAAAGTGTTTCTGAATAACGAAATTTTCAGATTGGCCATTGCTCCGGAAGGTACAAGAAAGAAAGTAACCGAATGGAAAACCGGTTTTTATTACATAGCCATAAAAGCCAATGTCCCGATCTTGCCGGTTGCCTTTGACTGGGGTAAAAAAGAGGTCAGGATTTTAGAACCGTTCCAACCAACAGGTGATAAAGAATCCGATTTCAAAATTCTGCAACATAATTACAAAGGAGTAGTGGGTAAAGTTCCTGAAAATAGTTTTAATCCTGAAGATTAA